A region of Salvia splendens isolate huo1 chromosome 17, SspV2, whole genome shotgun sequence DNA encodes the following proteins:
- the LOC121773247 gene encoding peroxidase 19-like: MSSSSTFLIIFLLASSALSRNPRYQLSVDFYAKSCPKLDQLVASVTSQHFKEAPVSAPATIRLFFHDCFVQGCDASVLISSKPGSKELAERDADDNMELVQEAFDAVDMAKALVERNCPGVVSCADILAIAARDFVHLAGGPYYQVKKGRWDGKISLASRVASNLPRSNATVDELVRLFSSKGLTLEDMVILSGAHTIGFAHCKQFVSRLYDYKGTKQPDPSMDPRLLKALKMSCPHYGGNTDIVAPFDVTTPFAFDNAYYGNLMAKLGLLASDQALFLDPRTKVLVREMAKDKNKFFQAFGVAMDKMGSIGVKRGTKHGERRKVCSLHVG; this comes from the exons ATGTCTTCCTCCTCCACATTCCTCATCATCTTTCTACTCGCCTCCTCCGCCCTAAGCCGGAACCCCCGGTACCAGCTCTCGGTAGATTTCTACGCTAAGTCATGCCCGAAGCTCGATCAGCTCGTCGCCTCCGTCACCTCCCAGCACTTCAAGGAAGCCCCCGTCTCCGCCCCCGCCACCATCCGCCTCTTCTTCCACGACTGCTTCGTACAA GGATGCGATGCATCAGTGCTGATATCGTCGAAACCAGGAAGCAAGGAGTTGGCGGAGAGGGATGCAGATGATAACATGGAGCTGGTACAAGAGGCTTTCGACGCCGTTGATATGGCGAAGGCGCTGGTCGAGAGAAACTGCCCCGGTGTTGTCTCCTGCGCCGACATTCTCGCCATTGCGGCCCGAGATTTCGTCCATCTG GCTGGAGGGCCATATTATCAAGTGAAGAAAGGAAGATGGGATGGGAAGATATCCTTGGCTTCAAGGGTAGCATCCAATCTCCCACGGTCGAACGCGACCGTGGACGAGCTCGTTAGGCTGTTCAGCTCGAAGGGCTTAACACTCGAAGACATGGTCATCCTGTCGGGGGCTCACACCATAGGCTTCGCGCACTGCAAGCAGTTCGTGAGCCGGTTGTATGACTACAAGGGCACGAAGCAGCCAGATCCATCGATGGACCCGAGGCTGCTGAAGGCTCTAAAGATGTCATGCCCACACTATGGAGGGAACACTGATATTGTTGCACCATTTGATGTCACAACTCCTTTTGCATTCGACAATGCTTATTATGGGAATTTGATGGCTAAATTGGGGTTGTTGGCTTCTGATCAAGCACTGTTCTTGGACCCTAGGACTAAGGTTTTGGTGCGGGAAATGGCTAAGGATAAAAACAAGTTTTTTCAAGCATTTGGTGTGGCTATGGACAAAATGGGATCTATTGGTGTCAAGAGAGGCACTAAACATGGGGAGAGAAGAAAAGTTTGCTCTTTGCATGTGGGATGA
- the LOC121773241 gene encoding apoptosis inhibitor 5-like protein API5 isoform X1 yields the protein MAEASDEAKGIEKLYEYGERLNEVKDKSQHTEDYEHIIKAAKSSSVKSRQLAAQLIPRFFKHFPGLSVNAVHAHLDLCEAEEIGIRVQAIRGLPLFCKDTPEHLSKIVDILAQLLTAEENVERDAVNKALLSLLRQDVRASLTALFKHIESVDEQLTDENLRERTLLFIKDKVFPLKAELLRPAEQMERHITDLIKKSLQDVTGAEFNMFMDFLKSLNMFGEKAPPERIQELIEIIESQADLDAQFDDADGDHIDRLISCLFMALPFFERGASNSKFFKYLNKHIFPVFDKLPEERKVDLLKNLAEGSPYTSPQDSRQILPAVVQILKKTMPRRKSGEEMNFTYVECLLYTFHHLAQKAPNATNSLCGYKIVTGQPSDRLGEDFSEQYKDFLERLNCVEDLVRATTKKLNQVMAEHSKALVAAGSDESKASIKAEKQNTSTGLRTCNNILAMTQPLHAKTPSFIGDKRINLSWKEATKPSGNSTVTTTGGKRPGQNSAGNTPTKRGRGGGSSQNQNQNQVSNRAFQGRTPGGRGRGRGRGGRGRGRGRGRGF from the exons ATGGCGGAAGCTTCCGACGAGGCGAAGGGCATTGAGAAGCTCTACGAGTATGGCGAACGCCTCAACGAAGTCAAAGACAAGTCTCAG CACACTGAAGATTACGAGCACATAATAAAAGCGGCGAAGAGCAGCAGTGTGAAATCCAGGCAATTAGCTGCGCAGCTGATCCCTCGGTTCTTCAAGCATTTTCCCGGCCTATCGGTTAATGCTGTCCATGCGCATCTTGATTTGTGTGAAGCTGAAGAGATCGGG ATTCGGGTGCAAGCAATCCGTGGACTACCACTTTTCTGCAAGGACACGCCTGAGCATCTTTCTAAAATTGTTGACATTCTTGCACAGCTCCTTACAGCTG AGGAAAATGTGGAGCGTGATGCTGTAAATAAAGCACTTTTGTCCTTACTGAGACAGGATGTTCGAG CTTCCTTGACAGCCCTATTTAAGCATATTGAGAGTGTTGACGAGCAACTAACAGATGAAAATCTACGTGAAAGGACCTTACTTTTCATTAAAGACAAG GTCTTTCCACTCAAAGCTGAGCTCCTGAGACCTGCTGAGCAAATGGAAAGGCACATTACTGATTTGATAAAAAAG AGCCTACAAGATGTCACTGGAGCCGAATTTAATATGTTCATGGATTTCTTGAAAAGCTTGAACATGTTTGGTGAGAAAGCTCCTCCAGAGAGGATCCAGGAACTGATTGAAATTATAGAAAGCCAAGCTGATCTGGATGCACAATTCGAT GATGCAGATGGTGACCATATAGATCGACTGATTTCATGCCTTTTTATGGCACTTCCATTTTTTGAG AGGGGTGCATCTAATAGCAAGTTTTTCAAATATCTAAACAAGCACATTTTTCCAGTATTTGACAAG CTTCCTGAAGAACGAAAAGTGGACCTGCTTAAAAACCTTGCGGAGGGTTCTCCTTACACCTCTCCACAGGACTCCAGACAAATCCTTCCCGCCGTGGTTCAGATCCTAAAG AAGACCATGCCTCGGAGAAAATCAGGGGAAGAGATGAATTTTACTTATGTTGAGTGCTTGCTATATACATTCCACCATCTAGCTCAAAAG GCACCTAATGCGACTAATAGTTTATGTGGTTACAAGATTGTGACTGGACAACCATCAGATAGGCTGGGGGAGGACTTCTCAGAGCAATATAAAGATTTCTTGGAGCG ATTAAATTGTGTTGAAGACCTAGTTCGTGCCaccacaaaaaaattgaatcagGTAATGGCAGAGCACAGCAAAGCACTGGTAGCTGCTGGATCTGACGAGTCGAAGGCTAGCATT AAAGCAGAAAAGCAGAACACCTCAACTGGTTTAAGAACTTGCAATAATATCTTGGCTATGACACAG CCGCTGCATGCGAAAACACCGTCATTCATAGGTGATAAGAGAATTAATTTATCCTGGAAGGAAGCGACAAAGCCTTCAGGCAATTCAACTGTTACCACCACTGG TGGGAAGCGTCCTGGACAAAACAGCGCAGGTAATACTCCAACCAAAAGAGGGCGTGGAGGAGGCAGTAgtcaaaaccaaaaccaaaaccaggtATCTAACAGAGCATTTCAAGGAAGAACACCAGGGGGGCGAGGCAGAGGGAGGGGACGAGGTGGACGTGGCAGGGGGAGAGGAAGGGGACGAGGATTCTGA
- the LOC121773242 gene encoding sodium/calcium exchanger NCL2-like, translated as MAKKVTTIISPLLLLASMRVGDGRLIREVVGATEACEPTYGFLPCSSNVWGLLFLVIIFEILLTFAGRYVGMGSDIFFRTIGPSIIGGSVFQFLGTIPQIIMILATVLSGSKEAAQQRATLGMGLVAGSTVMTLTLIWGISVILASYDRSVSPTIDKSGSQKTTPKGYGVVTDVETSYTARIMLIPLIPFLIVLLAEAFSSSSVKRVFLLIALIVTVMLLFGFILYQAFRPWIQARRFEYLMSKYAKDKLLRLLSSNGRPDATKIQRLFSQIDKDRSTFVSAAELRVLLLGVRMDEGDLSTDRDVENILESFDTTGDGRINMEEFVEGMTKLLDELAKERLDRIKKSRDNAPLQQGLLGDSDNTNERRGRSDLTTWLNYLKALSLVILGIALMLSFAEPLITSVVGFATAANLPNFSVAYFAIPLAMNYRVAVQAFTSSPTKTQNSISLTLSALYSGVYMNNVVSLIVFLAPVYALNLSTDVLVEVLVVIVMNTGMAALTGFRTSFPRWLGYVVVLLYPVTLAVTYLLTDVLGLP; from the exons ATGGCCAAGAAAGTGACCACAATTATTTCTCCGTTGCTTCTGCTCGCGAGCATGCGAGTGGGTGATGGCCGTCTGATTAGAGAGGTCGTGGGCGCGACCGAGGCGTGCGAGCCGACGTATGGATTCTTGCCGTGCTCCAGCAACGTGTGGGGCCTGCTGTTTCTGGTCATCATCTTCGAGATCCTCCTTACCTTCGCTGGCCGGTACGTAGGGATGGGATCCGACATCTTTTTCCGCACTATCGGACCGAGCATCATTGGGGGAAGCGTGTTTCAGTTTCTTGGCACAATCCCACAGATTATCATGATTCTTG CAACTGTGCTATCAGGATCAAAAGAGGCTGCTCAACAAAGGGCCACACTTGGAATGGGATTGGTTGCCGGATCAACGGTCATGACCCTCACGCTGATATGGGGCATCTCCGTCATCCTTGCTAGCTACGATCGCTCCGTTTCTCCCACTATCGACAAATCCGGAAGCCAGAAAACCACACCAAAAG GTTATGGTGTTGTAACGGATGTTGAGACGAGCTACACTGCTCGGATAATGCTGATACCCTTGATTCCTTTCCTCATCGTTTTGCTAGCAGAGGCTTTCAGTTCATCATCAGTGAAGAGAGTGTTTCTTCTCATTGCACTCATTGTCACAGTCATGTTgcttttcggcttcattttgtACCAGGCGTTCCGGCCTTGGATTCAGGCCCGTAGATTCGAGTATTTGATGAGTAAGTATGCAAAGGACAAGCTGTTGCGGCTCTTATCCAGCAATGGCAGGCCCGATGCTACAAAAATACAACG CCTATTTTCCCAAATCGACAAGGACAGAAGCACGTTCGTATCAGCAGCAGAACTCCGAGTTCTGCTCTTAGGTGTGAGGATGGATGAAGGCGACTTGAGCACAGACAGGGACGTCGAGAACATCTTGGAGTCCTTCGATACCACTGGAGATGGACGTATCAACATGGAAGAATTCGTCGAAGGGATGACCAAATTACTCGACGAGCTAGCAAAAGAGAGGTTAGACCGCATAAAAAAGAGTAGGGACAATGCTCCATTACAACAGGGCTTGTTGGGCGACAGCGACAACACGAACGAAAGGAGGGGCCGAAGTGATCTAACCACTTGGCTGAACTATCTAAAAGCTCTTTCCTTGGTGATTCTCGGGATCGCATTGATGTTGTCTTTTGCAGAGCCACTTATCACCAGTGTCGTGGGCTTCGCCACAGCTGCAAATTTGCCTAATTTCTCTGTCGCGTACTTCGCGATACCCTTAGCCATGAACTACCGAGTCGCAGTTCAAGCGTTCACTTCATCTCCTACGAAAACACAGAACTCCATTTCTTTGACACTCTCCGCA CTTTACAGCGGTGTGTATATGAACAATGTGGTGAGCTTGATCGTGTTCCTCGCCCCAGTTTATGCTCTGAATCTGTCCACAGATGTGCTTGTGGAAGTTCTAGTGGTTATCGTGATGAATACGGGGATGGCAGCTCTCACTGGCTTCCGGACCTCGTTCCCTCGCTGGTTGGGCTATGTCGTCGTGCTGTTGTATCCGGTTACTCTGGCGGTGACCTATTTACTCACTGATGTTCTAGGATTGCCTTAG
- the LOC121773657 gene encoding GDSL esterase/lipase At5g45960-like: MSPSQNVSLLFLLHFLALIVFAQQTAEAKRLAENEISKKNSSISAFFVFGDSTVDAGNNNYIQTISRSNFPPYGKDLPDHIATGRFTNGKLVTDFLSSYAGIKDMIPPYLDPTLTVDDLKTGVCFASAGTGFDPLTAQINVVIPIQNQLKYFKEYKSRMEVEIGKEKTRRLINKALFVISAGTNDFMVNYYGPMQTRSRTYNISSYQDFILHQALELTQALLKMGSKKIAFVGLPPIGCVPAVITLNSDNALTHRACIQRFSDVARRYNTLLQIKLAALQKQITPSANVLYIDIYNPIDRMVRNPQQFGFEIVNLGCCGSGMVEFSVLCNSYSSVCSDDSKYLFWDSIHPTQAAYYSVYLGLRPVIDRFMKD, translated from the exons ATGTCTCCATCCCAAAATGTTTCACTACTCTTCCTTCTCCATTTCCTGGCTCTAATCGTGTTCGCACAACAAACTGCTGAAGCAAAGAGGTTGGCTGAGAATGAGATAAGTAAGAAAAACAGTTCGATCTCTGCGTTTTTTGTGTTTGGTGACTCTACTGTCGATGCCGGCAACAACAATTACATTCAAACCATTAGCCGGAGCAACTTCCCGCCCTACGGAAAGGATCTTCCCGACCACATTGCCACCGGAAGGTTTACCAACGGCAAGCTCGTCACCGACTTTTTGT CCTCTTATGCTGGGATCAAAGACATGATACCACCCTACTTAGACCCCACTCTTACCGTCGACGACCTCAAAACCGGAGTTTGTTTCGCTTCTGCCGGCACTGGCTTCGACCCCCTCACTGCCCAAATCAAT GTTGTAATTCCTATTCAAAATCAACTGAAATATTTCAAAGAATACAAATCAAGAATGGAAGTGGAGATTGGAAAGGAGAAAACAAGAAGGTTGATAAATAAGGCTTTGTTTGTAATAAGTGCAGGCACAAATGATTTTATGGTTAATTATTATGGGCCCATGCAAACTCGAAGCAGAACCTACAACATTTCAAGCTATCAAGATTTCATATTACACCAAGCCCTTGAACTCACTCAg GCGCTACTGAAGATGGGGTCGAAGAAGATTGCCTTCGTGGGATTACCGCCAATCGGATGCGTGCCAGCTGTCATCACGCTCAACTCCGACAACGCTCTCACTCACCGCGCCTGCATCCAGCGCTTCTCTGACGTCGCCCGCCGCTACAACACCCTTCTCCAAATCAaactagcagctctacaaaagCAGATCACTCCCTCCGCCAACGTGCTCTACATCGACATATATAACCCCATCGATCGCATGGTTCGAAACCCCCAACAATTCG GATTTGAAATTGTGAACCTGGGATGCTGCGGGAGTGGAATGGTGGAATTTTCGGTGTTGTGTAATTCATACTCTTCGGTTTGTTCGGATGATTCCAAGTATCTTTTCTGGGATTCCATACACCCGACTCAAGCTGCTTATTATTCTGTTTATCTCGGCCTTCGTCCGGTTATTGATCGCTTCATGAAGGATTAG
- the LOC121773241 gene encoding apoptosis inhibitor 5-like protein API5 isoform X2, with amino-acid sequence MAEASDEAKGIEKLYEYGERLNEVKDKSQHTEDYEHIIKAAKSSSVKSRQLAAQLIPRFFKHFPGLSVNAVHAHLDLCEAEEIGIRVQAIRGLPLFCKDTPEHLSKIVDILAQLLTAEENVERDAVNKALLSLLRQDVRASLTALFKHIESVDEQLTDENLRERTLLFIKDKVFPLKAELLRPAEQMERHITDLIKKDADGDHIDRLISCLFMALPFFERGASNSKFFKYLNKHIFPVFDKLPEERKVDLLKNLAEGSPYTSPQDSRQILPAVVQILKKTMPRRKSGEEMNFTYVECLLYTFHHLAQKAPNATNSLCGYKIVTGQPSDRLGEDFSEQYKDFLERLNCVEDLVRATTKKLNQVMAEHSKALVAAGSDESKASIKAEKQNTSTGLRTCNNILAMTQPLHAKTPSFIGDKRINLSWKEATKPSGNSTVTTTGGKRPGQNSAGNTPTKRGRGGGSSQNQNQNQVSNRAFQGRTPGGRGRGRGRGGRGRGRGRGRGF; translated from the exons ATGGCGGAAGCTTCCGACGAGGCGAAGGGCATTGAGAAGCTCTACGAGTATGGCGAACGCCTCAACGAAGTCAAAGACAAGTCTCAG CACACTGAAGATTACGAGCACATAATAAAAGCGGCGAAGAGCAGCAGTGTGAAATCCAGGCAATTAGCTGCGCAGCTGATCCCTCGGTTCTTCAAGCATTTTCCCGGCCTATCGGTTAATGCTGTCCATGCGCATCTTGATTTGTGTGAAGCTGAAGAGATCGGG ATTCGGGTGCAAGCAATCCGTGGACTACCACTTTTCTGCAAGGACACGCCTGAGCATCTTTCTAAAATTGTTGACATTCTTGCACAGCTCCTTACAGCTG AGGAAAATGTGGAGCGTGATGCTGTAAATAAAGCACTTTTGTCCTTACTGAGACAGGATGTTCGAG CTTCCTTGACAGCCCTATTTAAGCATATTGAGAGTGTTGACGAGCAACTAACAGATGAAAATCTACGTGAAAGGACCTTACTTTTCATTAAAGACAAG GTCTTTCCACTCAAAGCTGAGCTCCTGAGACCTGCTGAGCAAATGGAAAGGCACATTACTGATTTGATAAAAAAG GATGCAGATGGTGACCATATAGATCGACTGATTTCATGCCTTTTTATGGCACTTCCATTTTTTGAG AGGGGTGCATCTAATAGCAAGTTTTTCAAATATCTAAACAAGCACATTTTTCCAGTATTTGACAAG CTTCCTGAAGAACGAAAAGTGGACCTGCTTAAAAACCTTGCGGAGGGTTCTCCTTACACCTCTCCACAGGACTCCAGACAAATCCTTCCCGCCGTGGTTCAGATCCTAAAG AAGACCATGCCTCGGAGAAAATCAGGGGAAGAGATGAATTTTACTTATGTTGAGTGCTTGCTATATACATTCCACCATCTAGCTCAAAAG GCACCTAATGCGACTAATAGTTTATGTGGTTACAAGATTGTGACTGGACAACCATCAGATAGGCTGGGGGAGGACTTCTCAGAGCAATATAAAGATTTCTTGGAGCG ATTAAATTGTGTTGAAGACCTAGTTCGTGCCaccacaaaaaaattgaatcagGTAATGGCAGAGCACAGCAAAGCACTGGTAGCTGCTGGATCTGACGAGTCGAAGGCTAGCATT AAAGCAGAAAAGCAGAACACCTCAACTGGTTTAAGAACTTGCAATAATATCTTGGCTATGACACAG CCGCTGCATGCGAAAACACCGTCATTCATAGGTGATAAGAGAATTAATTTATCCTGGAAGGAAGCGACAAAGCCTTCAGGCAATTCAACTGTTACCACCACTGG TGGGAAGCGTCCTGGACAAAACAGCGCAGGTAATACTCCAACCAAAAGAGGGCGTGGAGGAGGCAGTAgtcaaaaccaaaaccaaaaccaggtATCTAACAGAGCATTTCAAGGAAGAACACCAGGGGGGCGAGGCAGAGGGAGGGGACGAGGTGGACGTGGCAGGGGGAGAGGAAGGGGACGAGGATTCTGA